The Raphanus sativus cultivar WK10039 chromosome 2, ASM80110v3, whole genome shotgun sequence DNA segment GTCAACAGAGGGGGAAGAGAACAAAACAAGactgataaattatttaagtCATCAATTTTCACGTTCACTGTATCACCCATTGTTTCTTTGAACGTGTCGATGTGCTGCATAAGGTCTGAAACTCCATATATCTTTAGCTTCTGCAACCTCTCCTTCAGATACTGGGAGGCAGTAGACGGTGAAGTCGACATAGACATGGTTAATTCGCGCAATAGAATCGAATCAAGGTATCCACTCGTATATGAAGCGCTAACTTTATTAAGAAAGCGATTAGGGCTATATGTATTTATCTAGAggtttactttttctttttaaaagtttaattttgcgagtgataataacaaaaaagagAGGATGGCTATACAACTATATATTCTCTTTATacgataattaaaaaaaaaattaaaactgatcataagACATGTTTCTTTATTTAATAATAGAGGTAAGAAAGAAAATAGTTCATAAGGTAACAACATTAACTACATAAGTAAAGTTTTACTTAATTAAAGGCCAGAACGCTATTTTGCTGGTGCAGCGTTTTAGTAAGTTTTACTTAATCAGGATGAGATTAACAATGATACACATACTACTAGTACACGATGATGTTAATGAGATGAGATCATGGAAACCTGCAAAAGAGGACATAATACATTAAAACAATCTGAGACAATGCAATAGATTCATCACTAAAGTGAGGTAAAGAGCTTtacctcttcttttttttaactcaattCTCGTACTCGTGAGCGTGAAGCCATTTAGTTGATGACCACTTGTTTCCTCTAATCACTGGACAGCCACCTGAACCAATCAAAGAAGTTTATGAGAGGTTTTGGTTTTAAATCTCTACTAAGTTTCATAGAAAGAAAGACAAGCTATCTCTCTTTCCTGACCATGCAAACTCAAAGGGTCTAGAGACCCATCAGGCCTCATACTCCAGAAGAGCAAAGCGTCCCTCTTCTTTGGCAGAACAGAGAGTCCTTCTTTACCGCATTGTGAGAGCTCGTTCCACCATGGGACATCACTAATATTTCCTTTGGCCAAAGGGAAAACTGTCTCGCCACCTTCATCAACATCCGAGCTAAGGTAGTAGAATCAAATAAAGAAGATTAACTAACGCGTATATAGTGAAAAATATTGTGAAAGGAATATGTTTTTACATACAGGTACATAAGGACAGTGGCTACTCGTTGCCCTCCCCTTTTGACGTTGAACTCATCTGTGAAATAGTCATGGTGAGGCTCATATTTTTGCCCAACTTCATAATGTAGAACTTGTAGACTCTCTCCATTTTCTGCAGTTACATTACACGTTAGCTCCACAAGAAAATGTAGACTAGCAACAGACCCTCTCCTGGCAAGTGAAACATTAGGCTGTAAcctttaattcatttttttattgaaacatttactaaattgtttttttttgtcactgagcTAAATTGTTTATAGTCCTTAGATATTAGGACCGCCCGACTAGCATCTTTTAGTTCGGTCCAAAAATCTAAACAGTTATCATGTTTTGGACAAGTAAGAAGCAAAGCCACATACCTACAGGAATGAATGTGAAATCTGAAATCTTATTCTCAATTTCTTTCACTATTTCGTCATGCCCAGTTTTAAGAAAAGCTCCTGAACTTGTTCGTACTCTGCACATTAACGCATttggaaatttaaaattcaagAAGTTTCCAAATGCAACTTGAAGGGAGAAAAAGACATGACTGAGTACAGAACCTGCTGTCTTTTCTCCTTCCAGTTTTGACATCAGCCACCTTTGACTTGGCCATGTTAGGTTTTGCAAGACTAATCAAGTGATCACATTCTTCATTTGTCTTACAAAATTTTAGGAAAAACAGAGCCTAAGGTTAAAAAACAGTGACTCATAATACCTTGAGTTGCAAGAAATATATTA contains these protein-coding regions:
- the LOC108840898 gene encoding probable prolyl 4-hydroxylase 8 translates to MHVFSVTSSLTVYLRFLENLWIKQTIQSRMAKKLKHLRPQPRKSSLTTQAFTVLILVPFSILILLGLGIVSLPRTSMISSRPPDLTTVERTSEQRESTYGDEESSGERWLEVISWEPRAFLYHNFLTNEECDHLISLAKPNMAKSKVADVKTGRRKDSRVRTSSGAFLKTGHDEIVKEIENKISDFTFIPVENGESLQVLHYEVGQKYEPHHDYFTDEFNVKRGGQRVATVLMYLSDVDEGGETVFPLAKGNISDVPWWNELSQCGKEGLSVLPKKRDALLFWSMRPDGSLDPLSLHGGCPVIRGNKWSSTKWLHAHEYEN